The DNA segment AATTTTTCTAACTCTTCCATTTTTTTTTGGAGTTCTTTAGTTCTTTCACTAACTTGTCGCTTCAATTCCTCTCGGAATTTTTTACTCTCGCGGATATCAACAAAGGCAAGGAAAAACCCAATAATGTTTCCTTTTCTATCTTCCCGGGCACGAGAATAAACAGCCACTGCTACCTTCTCGCTCTTTTTGGTTAATAAATCTGTCTCTCGATTACTTAAGCCCCTTTTTTTGAGGGTCTGATCTATAATCTCTGAAGCTTCTTTTTCGGCCAAAACAGAACTAAGGTGTTTTCCAGATATTTCTGAGATTGTCCACAAAGAAAAATCTTCAAAAGCCCGATTAACATCTAAAATAAAGCCTTTGGAACTGAGATAGCTAAGAGCTAAAGGTAAAAATTGCCAGAGGCTTTTAGTATAGTCGGTTAAACCTTCTAAATGTTGTGACAAAATTTCTAATTCACTCTTTCTAATTTTTTTTCCCATGAATTAATTTAAATTTCTTTTCTATTTTTCCCAGGTAACTTTGAATAGATGGCCTTCCCCTTTTCCTTTTAGACAACATTTTACCTCTCGGCATTTCGGTTCTTTAACTATATAAGAGACGATCTGTTGAATAACTCCTTCCATATATCGGCAGTAAACTTGATGACCAGGGAAATCCTTAAGAATTAAAAGGACGCATCTTTCTTTTTCATTTAAGTCAATACCCTCCATTTTCCCAACTGTATAATACATATTCCAATAATTAGATATCTCTTGAAAACACTTTCTCATCGTAACAAAGTATTTCATCATTATTTTGGTAATTAAAGAAATCTTTTGAGCATTAGCACCCATTCGACGAATCGTCTCATCGTCCCATTCAAACAGT comes from the Patescibacteria group bacterium genome and includes:
- a CDS encoding PAS domain S-box protein, yielding MGKKIRKSELEILSQHLEGLTDYTKSLWQFLPLALSYLSSKGFILDVNRAFEDFSLWTISEISGKHLSSVLAEKEASEIIDQTLKKRGLSNRETDLLTKKSEKVAVAVYSRAREDRKGNIIGFFLAFVDIRESKKFREELKRQVSERTKELQKKMEELEKFRKVAVGRELKMIELKKEIERLKKELKNKGQL